From Alcaligenes faecalis, the proteins below share one genomic window:
- a CDS encoding CoA transferase, protein MSELLHGCGLRWQMGSQSPYWPGLSAALSRQARLLGLSEQAARQQDEAAFSLHSPDFGTISTRLETEAGGMTQAAISELSMQAASGILSVHGRSSGPSGTLGLDYLAVLSSAMSLQATLAAALGQLRGGRFSTVSVSPLGCGLLSIGQYLAGATAAQDPEQLLAGSYDPGLRPPFISQDGVVFELETLDPRPWRAFWEAVGVPADLAGQAWKAFLLRYAKAVCPMPAACLSSLQTLNFGRLQELALQTGMAILPVRTPAQRQSDSDYAALAGLWQHQTHTAPGSLRTLPSNADLPLRGLRVVESCRRIQGPIAGHLLALLGAEVIRLEPPGGDPLRAMPPCVDGCSVRFDALNQFKTVQEVDIKSAQGRQAIYELVSESDVFLHNWAPGKAAELQLDAQDLHAVRPDLVYAYAGGWGQEQVDAPGTDFTVQAWSGIAHTISQTSDARGGSLFTVLDVLGGVMAALGISAALLRRGLSGSGLRVDSSLLATADHLAQAVSPISKTGVSAVFQTGEGFMVIDCQDQTHLHALAGWLNVSPDAVWTVLPDRLLSQSALSLEAQLDVLGIPARRVYSNLAQLRADPRLASHFHDKGYSSVNSPWRFL, encoded by the coding sequence ATGTCTGAATTACTACATGGCTGCGGATTACGTTGGCAGATGGGCTCACAGTCCCCGTATTGGCCGGGCTTGTCCGCTGCCTTGAGCCGTCAGGCCCGATTGCTGGGTTTGTCCGAGCAAGCCGCACGCCAGCAAGACGAAGCAGCATTCAGCCTGCATTCGCCTGATTTTGGAACGATTAGCACGCGTCTGGAAACCGAGGCAGGTGGCATGACGCAAGCCGCGATCAGCGAGCTGAGCATGCAGGCCGCCAGCGGTATCTTGTCCGTGCATGGACGCTCCAGTGGCCCGTCGGGCACGCTGGGTCTGGATTATCTGGCTGTACTCAGTTCAGCCATGAGCCTGCAGGCGACCTTGGCGGCCGCCTTGGGTCAGTTGCGTGGCGGACGTTTCTCCACGGTGTCGGTCTCGCCCTTGGGTTGTGGCTTGCTCAGTATCGGTCAGTATCTGGCTGGGGCAACGGCGGCTCAGGATCCCGAGCAGTTATTGGCAGGCAGTTACGATCCCGGCTTGCGGCCACCCTTTATTTCGCAGGACGGTGTGGTCTTTGAGCTGGAAACGCTGGACCCCCGACCCTGGCGCGCCTTTTGGGAAGCGGTGGGTGTACCGGCTGATCTGGCTGGCCAGGCCTGGAAAGCGTTTTTGCTGCGCTATGCCAAGGCGGTGTGCCCCATGCCAGCGGCGTGTTTAAGCAGCCTGCAAACCCTGAACTTTGGCCGTTTGCAGGAACTGGCCTTGCAGACCGGCATGGCCATCTTGCCGGTACGTACCCCGGCTCAACGCCAGAGCGATAGTGATTACGCGGCCTTGGCCGGTCTGTGGCAGCACCAGACTCATACCGCGCCCGGCTCATTGCGCACCTTGCCGTCCAACGCCGATTTGCCCCTGCGCGGTTTGCGGGTGGTGGAGTCCTGCCGCCGAATTCAAGGGCCTATTGCCGGTCATTTGCTGGCGCTGCTGGGGGCGGAGGTGATTCGTCTGGAGCCGCCCGGTGGCGATCCCTTGCGCGCCATGCCTCCGTGTGTGGATGGCTGCTCGGTGCGCTTTGATGCGCTCAATCAATTCAAGACGGTGCAGGAAGTGGACATCAAGTCGGCACAAGGCCGCCAGGCCATTTACGAGCTGGTGAGCGAGTCCGATGTGTTCCTGCATAACTGGGCACCGGGCAAGGCGGCCGAGCTGCAGCTGGATGCCCAGGACCTGCACGCGGTGCGCCCGGATCTGGTCTACGCCTATGCGGGCGGTTGGGGCCAGGAGCAAGTGGACGCGCCGGGTACGGACTTCACGGTGCAAGCCTGGTCGGGCATTGCTCACACCATTTCTCAAACCTCGGATGCACGGGGTGGGTCTTTGTTTACGGTGCTGGATGTGCTGGGCGGGGTGATGGCCGCGCTGGGTATCAGTGCCGCCTTGCTGCGCCGGGGCCTGAGCGGGTCGGGCTTGCGGGTCGACAGCTCTTTGCTGGCCACGGCCGATCATCTGGCCCAGGCCGTTTCTCCCATCAGTAAAACCGGCGTGTCGGCGGTGTTCCAGACGGGCGAGGGCTTCATGGTCATCGACTGTCAGGATCAAACGCATCTGCATGCCCTGGCCGGGTGGTTGAATGTGTCGCCCGATGCCGTCTGGACGGTCTTGCCGGATCGTCTTCTGTCCCAGTCTGCCCTGAGCCTGGAAGCGCAACTGGATGTGCTGGGCATACCGGCCCGCCGTGTCTATAGCAATCTGGCGCAACTGCGTGCTGATCCACGCCTGGCTTCCCATTTCCATGACAAGGGCTATTCGTCTGTTAAT